From Medicago truncatula cultivar Jemalong A17 chromosome 7, MtrunA17r5.0-ANR, whole genome shotgun sequence, a single genomic window includes:
- the LOC11434169 gene encoding ATP-dependent Clp protease proteolytic subunit-related protein 3, chloroplastic isoform X1 yields the protein MATCFRVPISMPTSMPASSTRFTPTRLRTLRTVNAISKSKIPFNPNDPFLSKLASVAESSPETLFNPSSSPDNLPFLDIFDSPQLMATPAQLERSASYSQQRRPKRPPPDLPSLLLNGRIVYIGMPLVPAVTELVIAELMFLQWMAPKEPIYIYINSTGTTRADGETVAMESEGFAIYDAMMQMKTEQINTVALGAAVGQACLLLSAGTKGRRYMTPHAKAMIQQPRVPSSGLRPASDVLIHAKEVMVNRDTLVKLLAKHTENSEETVSNVMKRSYYMDALLAKEFGVIDKILWRGQEKIMADVPSRDDRENGTAGAKVENRF from the exons ATGGCTACATGCTTCCGAGTACCCATATCCATGCCAACTTCCATGCCCGCTTCATCTACTCGTTTCACTCCAACAAGATTGAGAACTCTCAGAACCGTTAACGCAATATCCAAATCCAAGATTCCTTTCAACCCTAACGACCCATTTCTCTCCAAACTCGCTTCTGTCGCTGAATCTTCCCCCGAAACACTTTTTaacccttcttcttctcctgATAATCTTCCTTTTTTGGATATTTTCGATTCCCCTCAACTAATGGCCACTCCCGCTCAA CTTGAAAGGTCTGCTTCATACAGCCAACAACGACGACCCAAAAGACCACCTCCTGACTTGCCATCACTTCTGCTTAACGGTCGAATTGTTTACATTGGCATGCCT TTGGTGCCGGCTGTCACGGAGCTTGTTATTGCAGAGCTTATGTTCCTGCAGTGGATGGCTCCTAAAGAACCaatatatatttacatcaaTTCCACCGGGACTACGCGGGCGGATGGAGAAACG GTGGCGATGGAGTCAGAAGGTTTTGCCATTTATGATGCAATGATGCAGATGAAAACTGAG CAGATAAACACAGTTGCTCTTGGAGCTGCTGTAGGTCAAGCCTGTCTATTACTTTCAGCAGGGACTAAAGGTAGACGCTATATGACGCCACATGCAAAAG CCATGATTCAGCAGCCTCGTGTTCCATCATCTGGGTTGAGACCTGCAAGTGATGTTCTTATTCATGCCAAGGAG GTGATGGTAAACAGGGACACTCTAGTTAAACTATTGGCCAAACATACAGAAAAT TCCGAGGAGACAGTTTCCAATGTGATGAAGAGGTCATATTACATGGACGCATTATTGGCTAAGGAATTTGGGGTCATTGACAAA ATTCTTTGGCGCGGTCAGGAGAAGATTATGGCAGACGTTCCTTCTCGGGATGATCGGGAAAACGGCACTGCTGGTGCTAAAGTTGAAAATAGATTTTAG
- the LOC11434169 gene encoding ATP-dependent Clp protease proteolytic subunit-related protein 3, chloroplastic isoform X2: protein MATCFRVPISMPTSMPASSTRFTPTRLRTLRTVNAISKSKIPFNPNDPFLSKLASVAESSPETLFNPSSSPDNLPFLDIFDSPQLMATPAQLERSASYSQQRRPKRPPPDLPSLLLNGRIVYIGMPLVPAVTELVIAELMFLQWMAPKEPIYIYINSTGTTRADGETVAMESEGFAIYDAMMQMKTEINTVALGAAVGQACLLLSAGTKGRRYMTPHAKAMIQQPRVPSSGLRPASDVLIHAKEVMVNRDTLVKLLAKHTENSEETVSNVMKRSYYMDALLAKEFGVIDKILWRGQEKIMADVPSRDDRENGTAGAKVENRF, encoded by the exons ATGGCTACATGCTTCCGAGTACCCATATCCATGCCAACTTCCATGCCCGCTTCATCTACTCGTTTCACTCCAACAAGATTGAGAACTCTCAGAACCGTTAACGCAATATCCAAATCCAAGATTCCTTTCAACCCTAACGACCCATTTCTCTCCAAACTCGCTTCTGTCGCTGAATCTTCCCCCGAAACACTTTTTaacccttcttcttctcctgATAATCTTCCTTTTTTGGATATTTTCGATTCCCCTCAACTAATGGCCACTCCCGCTCAA CTTGAAAGGTCTGCTTCATACAGCCAACAACGACGACCCAAAAGACCACCTCCTGACTTGCCATCACTTCTGCTTAACGGTCGAATTGTTTACATTGGCATGCCT TTGGTGCCGGCTGTCACGGAGCTTGTTATTGCAGAGCTTATGTTCCTGCAGTGGATGGCTCCTAAAGAACCaatatatatttacatcaaTTCCACCGGGACTACGCGGGCGGATGGAGAAACG GTGGCGATGGAGTCAGAAGGTTTTGCCATTTATGATGCAATGATGCAGATGAAAACTGAG ATAAACACAGTTGCTCTTGGAGCTGCTGTAGGTCAAGCCTGTCTATTACTTTCAGCAGGGACTAAAGGTAGACGCTATATGACGCCACATGCAAAAG CCATGATTCAGCAGCCTCGTGTTCCATCATCTGGGTTGAGACCTGCAAGTGATGTTCTTATTCATGCCAAGGAG GTGATGGTAAACAGGGACACTCTAGTTAAACTATTGGCCAAACATACAGAAAAT TCCGAGGAGACAGTTTCCAATGTGATGAAGAGGTCATATTACATGGACGCATTATTGGCTAAGGAATTTGGGGTCATTGACAAA ATTCTTTGGCGCGGTCAGGAGAAGATTATGGCAGACGTTCCTTCTCGGGATGATCGGGAAAACGGCACTGCTGGTGCTAAAGTTGAAAATAGATTTTAG
- the LOC11432974 gene encoding uncharacterized protein isoform X1 yields MRYPSVFGLALFLSFSVTSSSSSFPRTPFFRLPSSSIISIPKATPSDLLSLLGPTPHSKLVNPVVARQLKSCLKFLVPFSPTVTDSPPRHRKLGRSELTGSNRRNDNDMIWWPPEPVLELARLAVDSSGDPAAVHRALDPTVIPVPDVEGSNEDRCHLTRTPYGRRFISEELNMYMQFLFELIVDRGPSIGFDVALNRYDLFHGHLFLSIHSGRLGVLFHAREYPAYDKKVFPYNMGFCQRGSNVTYDDSMNLRNILWLAPLPDNSTKSWVAPGVLVVLDARPDGIIYRDLIPDYVKIARTIYEDDLGEVAVDVNILNVGSQSQNYQIFIC; encoded by the exons ATGAGATACCCTTCAGTCTTCGGATTGGCACTATTCCTCTCATTTTCCGttacatcatcatcttcatcttttccaCGAACACCATTCTTTCGTCTTCCATCTTCCTCCATCATCTCAATCCCAAAAGCCACTCCCTCCGACTTATTATCTCTTTTGGGTCCCACACCTCACTCCAAACTCGTCAATCCCGTCGTAGCACGCCAACTCAAATCATGCCTCAAATTCCTTGTCCCCTTTTCTCCAACGGTTACCGATTCTCCTCCTCGTCACCGGAAATTGGGCCGGTCCGAACTCACCGGTTCGAACCGGAGAAATGATAACGATATGATTTGGTGGCCGCCAGAGCCCGTTTTGGAACTTGCTCGCCTCGCCGTCGATTCCAGTGGTGACCCTGCCGCCGTTCACCGCGCTCTTGACCCCACCGTCATCCCA GTACCTGATGTGGAAGGATCAAACGAAGACCGATGCCATCTCACCAGAACTCCCTATGGAAGACGTTTCATTTCTGAG GAATTGAACATGTATATGCAATTTTTGTTTGAACTCATTGTTGATCGAGGTCCTTCTATTGGGTTTGATGTTGCCTTGAACCGATATGATTTATTCCATGGCCATCTCTTTCTATCCATACACTCTGGAAGACTTGGTGTCTT ATTCCATGCAAGGGAATATCCGGCATATGATAAAAAAGTGTTCCCGTACAACATGGGTTTTTGTCAGAGAG GGTCCAATGTGACATATGATGATTCAATGAACTTGCGAAATATTCTCTGGCTGGCTCCTTTGCCCGACAATTCCACCAAATCTTGGGTGGCACCAG GGGTTCTGGTAGTGCTGGATGCTAGACCTGATGGAATCATATACAGAGATCTAATACCAGATTATGTAAAAATCGCGAGGACTATATATGAag ATGATTTAGGGGAGGTTGCTGTTGATGTAAACATCTTGAACGTGGGTTCTCAAAGTCAAAATTATCAAATATTCATATGCTGA
- the LOC11432974 gene encoding uncharacterized protein isoform X2, producing MRYPSVFGLALFLSFSVTSSSSSFPRTPFFRLPSSSIISIPKATPSDLLSLLGPTPHSKLVNPVVARQLKSCLKFLVPFSPTVTDSPPRHRKLGRSELTGSNRRNDNDMIWWPPEPVLELARLAVDSSGDPAAVHRALDPTVIPVPDVEGSNEDRCHLTRTPYGRRFISEELNMYMQFLFELIVDRGPSIGFDVALNRYDLFHGHLFLSIHSGRLGVLFHAREYPAYDKKVFPYNMGFCQRGSNVTYDDSMNLRNILWLAPLPDNSTKSWVAPGVLVVLDARPDGIIYRDLIPDYVKIARTIYEDDLGEVAVDVNILNVGSQSQNYQIFIC from the exons ATGAGATACCCTTCAGTCTTCGGATTGGCACTATTCCTCTCATTTTCCGttacatcatcatcttcatcttttccaCGAACACCATTCTTTCGTCTTCCATCTTCCTCCATCATCTCAATCCCAAAAGCCACTCCCTCCGACTTATTATCTCTTTTGGGTCCCACACCTCACTCCAAACTCGTCAATCCCGTCGTAGCACGCCAACTCAAATCATGCCTCAAATTCCTTGTCCCCTTTTCTCCAACGGTTACCGATTCTCCTCCTCGTCACCGGAAATTGGGCCGGTCCGAACTCACCGGTTCGAACCGGAGAAATGATAACGATATGATTTGGTGGCCGCCAGAGCCCGTTTTGGAACTTGCTCGCCTCGCCGTCGATTCCAGTGGTGACCCTGCCGCCGTTCACCGCGCTCTTGACCCCACCGTCATCCCA GTACCTGATGTGGAAGGATCAAACGAAGACCGATGCCATCTCACCAGAACTCCCTATGGAAGACGTTTCATTTCTGAG GAATTGAACATGTATATGCAATTTTTGTTTGAACTCATTGTTGATCGAGGTCCTTCTATTGGGTTTGATGTTGCCTTGAACCGATATGATTTATTCCATGGCCATCTCTTTCTATCCATACACTCTGGAAGACTTGGTGTCTT ATTCCATGCAAGGGAATATCCGGCATATGATAAAAAAGTGTTCCCGTACAACATGGGTTTTTGTCAGAGAG GGTCCAATGTGACATATGATGATTCAATGAACTTGCGAAATATTCTCTGGCTGGCTCCTTTGCCCGACAATTCCACCAAATCTTGGGTGGCACCAG GGGTTCTGGTAGTGCTGGATGCTAGACCTGATGGAATCATATACAGAGATCTAATACCAGATTATGTAAAAATCGCGAGGACTATATATGAag ATGATTTAGGGGAGGTTGCTGTTGATGTAAACATCTTGAACGTGGGTTCTCAAAGTCAAA ATTATCAAATATTCATATGCTGA